Proteins encoded by one window of Pseudonocardia alni:
- the atpA gene encoding F0F1 ATP synthase subunit alpha, translated as MTELTISSEEIRSAISSYVSSLESGTSRREVGTVADTGDGIAHVEGLPSAMTNELLEFEGGVRGVALNLEQNEIGAVVLGDYTGLEEGQQVTRTGEVLSVPVGEGYLGRVVDPLGNPIDGLGDVESDARRVLELQAAGVMDRQSVGEPLQTGIKAIDAMTPIGRGQRQLVIGDRKTGKTAVCVDTIINQKENWESGDPKKQVRCIYVAIGQKGSTIAGVRQSLEDAGALEYTTIVAAPASDPAGFKWLAPYTGSAIGQHWMYQGKHVLIVFDDLSKQAEAYRAISLLLRRPPGREAYPGDVFYLHSRLLERCAKLSDELGAGSMTGLPIIETKANDVSAYIPTNVISITDGQVFLESDLFNQGVRPAINVGISVSRVGGSAQIKAMKTVSGSLRLDLSQFRELEAFAAFGSDLDAASAAALGRGERLVELLKQAQYAPVAVQDQVVSIWLGTSGKLDSVPVADVQRFESEFREYSRRHASGALNEITDTGKLSDDAVETLTKSVDEFKRNEFTASDGSSVVPKEKAEKALDEDDVEQETVTVKKN; from the coding sequence ATGACAGAGCTGACGATCTCCTCCGAGGAGATCCGGAGTGCGATCTCCAGCTACGTCTCGTCGCTGGAGAGCGGCACGTCCCGCCGTGAGGTCGGGACCGTCGCCGACACCGGTGACGGCATCGCCCACGTCGAGGGTCTGCCCTCGGCCATGACCAACGAGCTGCTCGAGTTCGAGGGCGGCGTCCGCGGTGTCGCGCTGAACCTCGAGCAGAACGAGATCGGTGCGGTCGTCCTGGGCGACTACACCGGCCTCGAGGAGGGCCAGCAGGTCACCCGTACCGGCGAGGTCCTGTCCGTGCCGGTCGGCGAGGGCTACCTGGGCCGGGTCGTCGACCCGCTGGGCAACCCGATCGACGGCCTCGGCGACGTCGAGAGCGACGCCCGCCGCGTGCTCGAGCTCCAGGCGGCCGGCGTGATGGACCGCCAGTCCGTCGGCGAGCCGCTGCAGACCGGGATCAAGGCCATCGACGCCATGACCCCGATCGGCCGCGGCCAGCGCCAGCTGGTGATCGGCGACCGCAAGACCGGCAAGACCGCGGTCTGCGTCGACACGATCATCAACCAGAAGGAGAACTGGGAGTCGGGCGACCCGAAGAAGCAGGTCCGCTGCATCTACGTCGCCATCGGCCAGAAGGGCTCCACGATCGCCGGTGTCCGGCAGTCCCTCGAGGACGCCGGTGCGCTGGAGTACACGACGATCGTCGCGGCCCCCGCGTCCGACCCGGCCGGCTTCAAGTGGCTCGCGCCCTACACCGGCTCGGCCATCGGCCAGCACTGGATGTACCAGGGCAAGCACGTCCTCATCGTGTTCGACGACCTGTCGAAGCAGGCCGAGGCCTACCGCGCGATCTCGCTGCTGCTGCGCCGCCCGCCGGGCCGTGAGGCCTACCCGGGCGACGTCTTCTACCTGCACTCGCGTCTGCTGGAGCGCTGCGCGAAGCTCTCCGACGAGCTCGGCGCGGGGTCGATGACCGGTCTGCCGATCATCGAGACCAAGGCGAACGACGTGTCGGCCTACATCCCGACCAACGTCATCTCGATCACCGACGGCCAGGTCTTCCTCGAGTCCGACCTGTTCAACCAGGGTGTCCGGCCGGCGATCAACGTCGGTATCTCGGTCTCCCGGGTCGGCGGCTCGGCGCAGATCAAGGCCATGAAGACGGTCTCGGGCTCGCTGCGTCTGGACCTGTCGCAGTTCCGTGAGCTGGAGGCGTTCGCCGCCTTCGGTTCCGACCTCGACGCCGCGTCGGCCGCCGCTCTGGGCCGTGGCGAGCGCCTGGTCGAGCTGCTCAAGCAGGCGCAGTACGCGCCGGTCGCGGTGCAGGACCAGGTCGTCTCGATCTGGCTGGGCACCTCCGGCAAGCTCGACTCGGTGCCCGTCGCCGACGTGCAGCGCTTCGAGTCGGAGTTCCGCGAGTACTCGCGTCGCCACGCCTCCGGCGCCCTGAACGAGATCACCGACACCGGGAAGCTCTCCGACGACGCCGTCGAGACGCTGACCAAGTCGGTCGACGAGTTCAAGCGCAACGAGTTCACCGCGTCCGACGGTTCCTCGGTCGTCCCCAAGGAGAAGGCCGAGAAGGCCCTCGACGAGGACGATGTCGAGCAGGAGACCGTCACGGTCAAGAAGAACTGA
- a CDS encoding GIDE domain-containing protein: MDLVLLAFAGILGRLAWTSFREARDGHARWTRGLAATPVTVAELVAMAGSVRDELDAPAFRQVVSLSGTVEPLDDEARPAPLTGVDSVWFRFVEEALSRGRDDREERQVVAEQRRERPFRLTDGGAEVVVDPRDARTEIPVAERRRVTDDGGGREFGLFRLVDPTVARERTEWRIEPGSRLTVVGEARLSGDRVRLSAAAGHPLTLTVAERGDHLERSRRRSGTAMRRAVAFGCGAVVALLVAVLT; the protein is encoded by the coding sequence GTGGATCTGGTCCTCCTGGCGTTCGCGGGCATTCTCGGCCGGCTGGCGTGGACGTCGTTCCGCGAGGCCCGCGACGGGCACGCCCGCTGGACGCGCGGCCTGGCCGCGACCCCGGTGACGGTCGCGGAGCTCGTCGCCATGGCCGGGTCCGTCCGCGACGAGCTCGACGCCCCGGCGTTCCGTCAGGTGGTGTCGCTGTCCGGCACCGTCGAGCCGCTCGACGACGAGGCACGCCCGGCCCCGCTGACCGGGGTCGACTCGGTCTGGTTCCGGTTCGTCGAGGAGGCGCTCTCCCGCGGCCGGGACGACCGGGAGGAACGGCAGGTCGTCGCCGAGCAGCGGCGGGAGCGGCCGTTCCGGCTGACCGACGGTGGCGCGGAGGTCGTGGTCGACCCCCGTGACGCGCGCACCGAGATCCCGGTCGCCGAGCGCCGCCGGGTCACCGACGACGGCGGGGGCCGCGAGTTCGGCCTGTTCCGCCTCGTCGACCCGACGGTGGCCCGAGAGCGCACCGAGTGGCGGATCGAGCCGGGCTCCCGGCTCACCGTGGTGGGGGAGGCCCGGCTGTCCGGGGACCGGGTACGGCTGTCCGCCGCGGCCGGCCACCCGCTCACGCTCACCGTCGCCGAGCGCGGCGACCACCTGGAGCGCAGCCGGAGGCGCAGCGGCACCGCGATGCGGCGTGCCGTGGCGTTCGGCTGCGGCGCCGTCGTCGCGCTGCTGGTGGCGGTGCTGACCTGA
- a CDS encoding ATP synthase subunit c family protein codes for MNVTQVLAQEAANINPGLAAIGFGASAIGAGIGVGLIWSAVISGTARQPEARGQLMGIGWTTFVLAELVMLIGLVLFFIAQ; via the coding sequence GTGAACGTCACCCAGGTTCTGGCCCAGGAAGCCGCCAACATCAACCCGGGCCTCGCGGCCATCGGGTTCGGCGCCTCGGCCATCGGCGCCGGTATCGGCGTCGGCCTGATCTGGTCGGCCGTCATCAGCGGCACCGCCCGCCAGCCGGAGGCCCGCGGCCAGCTGATGGGTATCGGCTGGACCACCTTCGTCCTCGCCGAGCTGGTCATGCTGATCGGCCTGGTGCTCTTCTTCATCGCGCAGTAA
- a CDS encoding F0F1 ATP synthase subunit epsilon, translating into MTVELVSVERRLWSGDARFVLARTTVGEVGILPGHQPMLAQMEEAGVVRIDSTDGSKRTIAVHGGFLSVSAERVSILAEFAEQADEIDVERARRARDGADSSTDEGRSAIARAEARLRAAEAN; encoded by the coding sequence ATGACCGTGGAGCTGGTCTCCGTGGAGCGCCGGCTGTGGTCGGGCGACGCACGCTTCGTGCTCGCCCGGACCACGGTCGGCGAGGTCGGCATCCTGCCCGGCCACCAGCCGATGCTGGCCCAGATGGAAGAGGCCGGGGTCGTCCGCATCGACTCCACCGACGGCTCGAAGCGCACCATCGCGGTGCACGGCGGGTTCCTGTCGGTGTCGGCGGAGCGGGTGTCCATCCTGGCCGAGTTCGCCGAGCAGGCGGACGAGATCGATGTCGAGCGGGCCCGGCGGGCGCGCGACGGCGCCGACTCGTCCACCGACGAGGGCAGATCGGCGATCGCCCGGGCCGAGGCCCGCCTTCGGGCGGCCGAGGCGAACTAG
- a CDS encoding F0F1 ATP synthase subunit B produces the protein MELILAAEQPLPILPHLDELVLGVVAFAILLFLLWKFAVPRFETLYEERTDAIEGGLKRAQETQEQADRLKKEYEEQLAGLRAEAARIRDDARAEGQQIKAELREEAEAEAARIKARGEEQVAASRDAAQRALRNEVGGLSVQLAERLLREQLADDSRRSATIDSFLGELDQQGVAQRSGAN, from the coding sequence GTGGAACTGATTCTCGCCGCCGAACAGCCGCTTCCGATTCTCCCGCACCTCGATGAGCTCGTGCTCGGTGTGGTCGCGTTCGCGATCCTGCTGTTCCTGCTCTGGAAGTTCGCGGTCCCGCGCTTCGAGACGCTCTACGAGGAGCGGACCGACGCGATCGAGGGCGGCCTCAAGCGTGCTCAGGAGACCCAGGAGCAGGCGGACCGGCTGAAGAAGGAGTACGAGGAGCAGCTCGCCGGCCTCCGGGCCGAGGCGGCGCGCATCCGCGACGACGCCCGGGCCGAGGGCCAGCAGATCAAGGCCGAGCTCCGCGAGGAGGCCGAGGCCGAGGCCGCGCGCATCAAGGCCCGTGGCGAGGAGCAGGTGGCCGCGTCACGCGACGCCGCCCAGCGTGCTCTGCGCAACGAGGTCGGGGGCCTGTCGGTCCAGCTGGCCGAGCGCCTGCTGCGCGAGCAGCTGGCCGACGACTCGCGTCGTTCCGCGACGATCGACTCGTTCCTCGGTGAGCTCGACCAGCAGGGCGTGGCCCAGCGGAGCGGGGCGAACTGA
- a CDS encoding DUF2550 domain-containing protein — MELIAAFVGVLLLCLVVPLVWLAVRRVRLMRNGGVDLCLRRRFAVTDWHFGVGRYEGERFAWYRLTSFRIGATVVMDRADLEIVDRRPPHRSEEFAIPMAVEVLRCRGRDAAGRGIDVELAMSAGVRTGFMAWLESTPPGQGHGYREAS; from the coding sequence GTGGAGCTCATCGCGGCGTTCGTCGGAGTTCTGCTGCTGTGCCTGGTCGTCCCCTTGGTCTGGCTCGCCGTACGGCGGGTACGACTCATGCGCAACGGCGGTGTGGACCTGTGTCTGCGCCGCCGTTTCGCTGTCACGGACTGGCACTTCGGCGTCGGGCGCTACGAGGGCGAGCGGTTCGCCTGGTACCGCCTGACCAGCTTCCGGATCGGTGCGACCGTCGTGATGGACCGGGCCGACCTGGAGATCGTGGACCGGCGGCCGCCGCACCGGTCGGAGGAGTTCGCGATCCCGATGGCGGTCGAGGTGCTGCGCTGCCGCGGCCGCGACGCCGCGGGCCGGGGCATCGACGTCGAGCTGGCGATGTCGGCGGGCGTCCGCACCGGCTTCATGGCCTGGCTGGAGTCCACCCCGCCGGGGCAGGGGCACGGCTACCGCGAGGCGTCCTGA
- the atpD gene encoding F0F1 ATP synthase subunit beta, with product MTTTAETSAGPITGRVVQVTGPVVDVEFPRDQVPNLLNALTLEVDLSGDKRKLTLEIATHLGDNLVRAISMQPTDGVVRGQEVTDLGRPISVPVGDQVKGHVFNALGDCLDDPSIQFTGDLRSIHQKAPRFDELEGKTEMLETGIKVLDLMTPYVVGGKIGLFGGAGVGKTVLIQEMIQRVALNFGGTSVFAGVGERTREGNDLITEMTESGVMKNTALVFGQMDEPPGTRMRVALSALTMAEYFRDVQEQDVLLFIDNIFRFTQAGQEVSTLLGRMPSAVGYQPTLADEMGELQERITSTRGRSITSMQAIYVPADDYTDPAPATTFAHLDATTELSRPISQKGIYPAVDPLTSTSRILDPQYVGDEHFRVANEVKRILQKYNDLQDIIAILGIDELSEEDKQLVGRARRIERFLSQNLLVAEQFTGQPGSTVPLKETIEAFDKIAKGEFDDVPEQAFFLCGGLDDLEKNRKKLEG from the coding sequence ATGACCACGACCGCCGAAACTTCGGCCGGCCCGATCACCGGGCGCGTCGTCCAGGTGACCGGCCCGGTCGTCGACGTCGAGTTCCCGCGTGACCAGGTCCCGAACCTGCTCAACGCCCTCACGCTGGAGGTGGACCTCTCCGGCGACAAGCGCAAGCTGACGCTGGAGATCGCCACGCACCTGGGTGACAACCTGGTCCGGGCCATCTCCATGCAGCCGACCGACGGCGTCGTGCGCGGCCAGGAGGTCACCGACCTCGGCCGCCCGATCTCCGTGCCGGTGGGCGACCAGGTCAAGGGCCACGTGTTCAATGCCCTCGGCGACTGCCTGGACGACCCGTCCATCCAGTTCACCGGTGACCTGCGGTCGATCCACCAGAAGGCCCCGCGCTTCGACGAGCTCGAGGGCAAGACCGAGATGCTGGAGACCGGCATCAAGGTCCTGGACCTGATGACGCCCTACGTCGTCGGCGGCAAGATCGGTCTGTTCGGTGGTGCCGGCGTCGGCAAGACCGTGCTGATCCAGGAGATGATCCAGCGTGTCGCGCTGAACTTCGGTGGCACCTCGGTGTTCGCCGGCGTCGGTGAGCGCACCCGTGAGGGCAACGACCTCATCACGGAGATGACCGAGTCGGGCGTCATGAAGAACACCGCTCTGGTGTTCGGTCAGATGGACGAGCCGCCGGGCACCCGTATGCGCGTCGCGCTCTCCGCGCTGACCATGGCGGAGTACTTCCGTGACGTGCAGGAGCAGGACGTGCTCCTGTTCATCGACAACATCTTCCGGTTCACCCAGGCCGGCCAGGAGGTCTCGACCCTCCTCGGCCGCATGCCGTCCGCGGTGGGCTACCAGCCCACCCTGGCCGACGAGATGGGCGAGCTGCAGGAGCGGATCACCTCGACCCGCGGTCGTTCGATCACCTCGATGCAGGCGATCTACGTCCCCGCGGACGACTACACCGACCCGGCTCCGGCGACGACGTTCGCGCACCTCGACGCCACCACCGAGCTCTCCCGGCCGATCTCCCAGAAGGGGATCTACCCGGCGGTGGACCCGCTGACCTCGACCTCGCGGATCCTGGACCCGCAGTACGTCGGTGACGAGCACTTCCGCGTCGCCAACGAGGTCAAGCGGATCCTGCAGAAGTACAACGACCTGCAGGACATCATCGCCATCCTCGGTATCGACGAGCTGTCCGAGGAGGACAAGCAGCTCGTCGGCCGGGCGCGTCGCATCGAGCGCTTCCTGTCGCAGAACCTGCTGGTCGCCGAGCAGTTCACCGGCCAGCCGGGCTCGACGGTCCCGCTCAAGGAGACGATCGAGGCGTTCGACAAGATCGCCAAGGGCGAGTTCGACGACGTCCCCGAGCAGGCGTTCTTCCTCTGCGGCGGTCTCGACGACCTGGAGAAGAACCGCAAGAAGCTCGAGGGCTGA
- a CDS encoding DUF1206 domain-containing protein, whose translation MVSTPDAADVSQAGRKAGRGARDAAHSTPVRVAARVGIAANGVLHLLIGWLAVQIALGSGGQADQSGALGAIAAEPAGRVFLWVLVVGFAAVVLWRTVSAVWGFHYVGDSTKRTVKRVVAGGQAVVYAVLAVTAATTAVSGRASSGGGGRATAGLLGLPGGQVLTALVGLGVLVCGGVLAWNGYRKKFTEDQDLGGADSRLRRINARTGQAGYIAKGIAIGVLGILLGVAALTFDPQRANGLDSALKTLREQPYGVFLLVAVGVGIACYGVFCFLDARYHRVD comes from the coding sequence ATGGTGAGCACTCCCGACGCCGCGGACGTCTCGCAGGCCGGCCGCAAGGCGGGCCGCGGGGCGCGGGACGCCGCGCACTCGACACCGGTGCGCGTCGCCGCCCGGGTCGGCATCGCCGCGAACGGGGTGCTGCACCTGCTGATCGGCTGGCTCGCCGTCCAGATCGCGCTCGGCTCGGGCGGGCAGGCCGACCAGAGCGGCGCCCTCGGGGCGATCGCCGCCGAGCCGGCGGGCCGGGTGTTCCTGTGGGTGCTGGTGGTCGGGTTCGCCGCGGTCGTCCTGTGGCGGACGGTCTCGGCGGTGTGGGGCTTCCACTACGTCGGCGACAGCACGAAGCGGACGGTGAAGCGGGTCGTCGCCGGCGGGCAGGCGGTCGTCTACGCCGTGCTGGCCGTCACCGCGGCGACCACCGCGGTCAGCGGGCGCGCCTCGAGCGGCGGTGGTGGGCGGGCGACCGCCGGACTGCTCGGCCTGCCGGGCGGGCAGGTCCTCACCGCGCTCGTCGGGCTGGGTGTGCTGGTCTGCGGCGGCGTGCTGGCCTGGAACGGCTACCGGAAGAAGTTCACCGAGGACCAGGACCTCGGCGGCGCCGACAGCCGGCTGCGGCGGATCAACGCCCGTACCGGGCAGGCCGGGTACATCGCCAAGGGGATCGCGATCGGTGTGCTGGGCATCCTGCTGGGCGTCGCCGCGCTGACCTTCGACCCACAGCGCGCGAACGGGCTGGACTCGGCGCTCAAGACGCTGCGCGAGCAGCCCTACGGGGTGTTCCTGCTGGTCGCGGTGGGCGTCGGGATCGCCTGCTACGGGGTGTTCTGCTTCCTCGACGCCCGCTACCACCGGGTGGACTGA
- a CDS encoding F0F1 ATP synthase subunit gamma produces MAAQIRVLRRRIRSTQSIKKITRSQELIATSRIAKARARVDEARPYAELMTSTLSELASNSALDHPLLVEREQPKRAAVLVVTSDRGQCGGYNANVLKEAEQLQALLREQGKEPVLYVIGRKGVSYYRFRNREIEESWTGFSEQPGYEHAAEAAKTLVDAFMAGEDDHDGNTDGVTGVDELHLVYTSFKNMITQVPQARRMAPLEVEYAADSASSRPVGAGSELPSVARDADADTAESQRDHPESKGLQPLYEFEPDPDTLFDALLPKYIGARLYAALLESAASESANRQRAMKAATDNANELIRSLTLEANQARQAQITQEISEIVGGVDALASAGSES; encoded by the coding sequence ATGGCGGCACAGATCCGGGTGCTGCGCCGGCGTATCCGGTCGACGCAGTCCATCAAGAAGATCACCCGTTCCCAGGAGCTGATCGCGACCTCACGGATCGCGAAGGCCCGGGCGCGGGTGGACGAGGCACGTCCGTACGCCGAGCTGATGACGAGCACCCTGTCGGAGCTCGCGTCGAACTCGGCGCTGGACCACCCGCTGCTCGTCGAGCGGGAGCAGCCGAAGCGGGCCGCGGTCCTGGTCGTCACCAGTGACCGAGGTCAGTGCGGCGGCTACAACGCCAACGTCCTCAAGGAGGCCGAGCAGCTCCAGGCCCTGCTCCGTGAGCAGGGCAAGGAGCCGGTCCTCTACGTGATCGGCCGCAAGGGCGTCTCGTACTACCGGTTCCGCAACCGGGAGATCGAGGAGTCGTGGACCGGATTCTCCGAGCAGCCCGGCTACGAGCACGCGGCCGAGGCGGCGAAGACCCTGGTCGACGCGTTCATGGCCGGTGAGGACGACCACGACGGCAACACCGACGGTGTGACCGGCGTGGACGAGCTGCACCTCGTCTACACCAGCTTCAAGAACATGATCACCCAGGTGCCGCAGGCCCGGCGGATGGCTCCGCTCGAGGTCGAGTACGCGGCCGACAGCGCCTCCTCGAGGCCGGTCGGTGCCGGGTCGGAGCTGCCCTCGGTCGCCCGCGACGCCGACGCCGACACGGCCGAGAGCCAGCGGGACCACCCGGAGAGCAAGGGGCTCCAGCCGCTCTACGAGTTCGAGCCGGACCCGGACACGCTCTTCGACGCGCTGCTGCCGAAGTACATCGGGGCCCGCCTCTACGCGGCCCTGCTGGAGTCGGCGGCATCGGAGTCGGCGAACCGGCAGCGGGCCATGAAGGCCGCGACGGACAACGCCAACGAATTGATCCGTAGCCTGACCCTGGAGGCCAACCAGGCTCGCCAGGCACAGATCACCCAGGAGATCAGCGAGATCGTCGGTGGGGTCGACGCTCTCGCCAGCGCAGGAAGTGAGAGCTGA
- a CDS encoding F0F1 ATP synthase subunit delta, with translation MAAVLQPASRESLAALTERLDSWTDSASARDLTTTADELFAVARFLDFERSVRRLLADASSPEDARADLVRRLFGSQLSQPTVDLVSELAGKRWSTPRDIVTGAEGLARRTAIAIADRNGSLDEVEDQLFRFGRVVAREPQLASLLGDAARPVEGRVQLLDSVLGEKVYPVTAALLREAVRLPRSRHLDVVAEELAELAAARRDRSVAKVRTPVELSSEQETTLAETLGRMYGRTISLQVELDRSLLGGLVVQVGGEVIDGSVAGRLAAARRSLPS, from the coding sequence ATGGCGGCTGTCCTGCAGCCCGCCAGCCGTGAGTCCCTCGCGGCGCTGACCGAGCGGTTGGACTCCTGGACCGACTCCGCGTCGGCCCGGGACCTGACCACGACCGCGGACGAGCTGTTCGCGGTGGCCCGGTTCCTGGACTTCGAGCGCTCCGTCCGGCGCCTGCTGGCCGACGCGTCCTCCCCCGAGGACGCCCGCGCGGACCTGGTCCGCCGGCTGTTCGGGTCCCAGCTCTCGCAGCCGACCGTGGACCTCGTCTCCGAGCTGGCGGGCAAGCGCTGGTCCACCCCCCGCGACATCGTCACCGGCGCGGAGGGCCTGGCCCGCCGCACGGCCATCGCGATCGCGGACCGCAACGGCTCCCTCGACGAGGTCGAGGACCAGCTGTTCCGGTTCGGCCGGGTCGTCGCCCGCGAACCGCAGCTGGCGAGCCTGCTCGGCGACGCCGCCCGGCCCGTCGAGGGTCGCGTCCAGCTCCTGGACTCGGTGCTCGGCGAGAAGGTCTACCCGGTGACGGCGGCGCTGCTCCGCGAAGCGGTCCGGCTGCCCCGCAGCCGGCACCTCGACGTCGTCGCCGAGGAGCTCGCCGAGCTCGCGGCGGCCCGCCGGGACCGCTCGGTCGCCAAGGTGCGCACACCCGTCGAGCTCTCCTCCGAGCAGGAGACCACGCTCGCCGAGACACTGGGCCGTATGTACGGCCGCACGATCTCCCTGCAGGTCGAGCTCGACCGGAGCCTCCTCGGAGGCCTGGTCGTGCAGGTCGGCGGCGAGGTCATCGACGGCAGCGTGGCGGGTCGACTCGCCGCAGCTCGCCGATCCCTGCCCAGCTGA
- a CDS encoding cob(I)yrinic acid a,c-diamide adenosyltransferase yields the protein MAVHLTRIYTKTGDDGTTALGDFSRVRKTDARLAAYADTDEANAAIGVAVTVGGLPERVVDPLRQIQNDLFDVGADLCTPIVENPEYPPLRVTEGYVTRLEGWCDEFNPELPKLNSFILPGGTPGAAYLHVARTVTRRAERSVWGLLEVDREHTNPLTAQYLNRLSDLLFILGRVANPDGDVLWQPGGPHGAPTTDT from the coding sequence GTGGCGGTGCATCTCACGCGGATCTACACGAAGACCGGCGACGACGGTACGACGGCCCTGGGCGACTTCAGCCGGGTCCGGAAGACCGATGCCCGGCTGGCGGCCTACGCCGACACCGACGAGGCGAACGCCGCGATCGGGGTCGCCGTGACCGTCGGGGGACTCCCGGAACGGGTCGTCGACCCGCTGCGGCAGATCCAGAACGACCTGTTCGACGTCGGTGCCGACCTGTGCACCCCGATCGTCGAGAACCCCGAGTACCCGCCGCTGCGGGTCACCGAGGGCTATGTGACCCGGCTCGAGGGCTGGTGCGACGAGTTCAACCCCGAGCTGCCCAAGCTCAACTCCTTCATCCTCCCCGGCGGCACCCCGGGCGCGGCGTACCTGCACGTCGCCCGGACCGTCACCCGGCGTGCCGAGCGGTCGGTGTGGGGCCTGCTGGAGGTCGACCGGGAGCACACCAACCCGCTGACCGCGCAGTACCTCAACCGGCTCTCGGACCTGCTGTTCATCCTCGGCCGGGTCGCGAACCCCGACGGCGACGTCCTGTGGCAGCCGGGCGGCCCGCACGGAGCACCGACCACGGACACCTGA
- the murA gene encoding UDP-N-acetylglucosamine 1-carboxyvinyltransferase, whose amino-acid sequence MVEHFAVNGGARLSGSVDVVGAKNSVLKLMAAALLAEGRTTLENCPEILDVPLMADVLRSLGCTVAIEGSTVHIDVPADPGAEADYRSVSKLRASVCVLGPLVARCRRAVVPLPGGDAIGSRPLDMHQNGLRKLGATTDIVHGSVTATAGDLHGAQIWLDFPSVGATENILMAAVLAEGTTVIDNAAREPEIVDLCVMLQQMGAKLEGVGSSTLTVHGVAGLQPTTHRVIGDRIVGATWAFAAAMTRGEVTVRGVDPHHIDLVLDKLRSAGAEIATAEQEFSVAMPGRPEAVDFVTLPYPGFATDLQPMAIALSAVAEGTSMITENVFEARFRFVDEMVRLGADARTDGHHAVVRGRPELSSAPVWASDIRAGAGLVLAGLCARGTTEVWDVAHIDRGYPRFVENLSALGADIRRVAGEPER is encoded by the coding sequence GTGGTGGAGCATTTCGCGGTCAACGGCGGGGCCCGGCTGAGCGGGTCCGTCGACGTCGTCGGGGCGAAGAACAGCGTGCTCAAGCTCATGGCGGCGGCGCTGCTGGCCGAGGGACGGACGACGCTCGAGAACTGCCCGGAGATCCTGGACGTGCCGCTGATGGCCGACGTCCTGCGGAGCCTGGGCTGCACGGTCGCGATCGAGGGTTCGACCGTGCACATCGACGTGCCCGCCGACCCCGGGGCTGAGGCCGACTACCGTTCGGTCTCCAAGCTGCGCGCGTCGGTGTGCGTGCTCGGGCCGCTGGTCGCGCGCTGCCGGCGGGCGGTCGTCCCGCTCCCCGGGGGCGACGCGATCGGTTCGCGGCCGCTGGACATGCACCAGAACGGGCTGCGCAAGCTCGGCGCGACCACCGACATCGTGCACGGCAGCGTCACCGCGACGGCGGGCGACCTGCACGGCGCGCAGATCTGGCTGGACTTCCCGAGCGTCGGCGCGACCGAGAACATCCTGATGGCCGCGGTGCTCGCCGAGGGCACGACGGTGATCGACAACGCGGCCCGCGAGCCGGAGATCGTCGACCTCTGCGTGATGCTGCAGCAGATGGGCGCGAAGCTCGAGGGGGTCGGGAGCTCCACGCTGACCGTGCACGGCGTCGCGGGGCTGCAGCCGACCACGCACCGCGTCATCGGGGATCGGATCGTCGGTGCGACCTGGGCGTTCGCGGCCGCCATGACCCGGGGCGAGGTCACCGTGCGCGGCGTCGACCCGCACCACATCGACCTGGTCCTCGACAAGCTCCGCAGCGCGGGCGCCGAGATCGCCACCGCCGAGCAGGAGTTCTCGGTCGCGATGCCCGGCCGCCCGGAGGCGGTCGACTTCGTGACGCTGCCCTACCCGGGCTTCGCGACGGACCTGCAGCCGATGGCGATCGCGCTGTCCGCCGTCGCCGAGGGCACGTCGATGATCACCGAGAACGTGTTCGAGGCGCGCTTCCGCTTCGTCGACGAGATGGTGCGCCTGGGTGCGGACGCCCGCACCGACGGGCACCACGCCGTCGTACGGGGGCGGCCGGAGCTGTCCAGCGCGCCGGTGTGGGCCAGCGACATCCGGGCCGGCGCCGGGCTGGTGCTGGCCGGGCTGTGCGCACGGGGCACCACCGAGGTCTGGGACGTCGCGCACATCGACCGCGGCTACCCGCGGTTCGTGGAGAACCTGTCCGCGCTCGGCGCCGACATCCGGCGGGTCGCGGGCGAGCCGGAGCGGTAG